From Vigna unguiculata cultivar IT97K-499-35 chromosome 5, ASM411807v1, whole genome shotgun sequence, the proteins below share one genomic window:
- the LOC114183991 gene encoding uncharacterized protein LOC114183991 has product MDLEDRLSSTDPQGLANKATAEPDEVVSQKKELPLRLFFGNGPRVHKKLCMAWGLANRRCEQCGKVGQLVCFSSNFRKWALRRVTVEELNQTCNICNERGHLDMECDLSFTTQKPAEVPVPKRRLVHCGLCGKVGHNRRTCMQAGRD; this is encoded by the exons ATGGATTTGGAGGATAGATTAAGTTCAACAGACCCACAAGGTTTGGCTAACAAAGCAACTGCAGAACCTGATGAAGTTGTTTCACAAAAG AAAGAACTACCATTACGTTTGTTTTTTGGGAATGGTCCAAGAGTCCACAAGAAACTATGCATGGCATGGGGTTTGGCTAACAGACGCTGTGAGCAATGTGGTAAAGTTGGACAGCTAGTTTGCTTTTCCTCAAACTTCCGAAAATGG GCCTTAAGGAGAGTAACCGTTGAAGAGCTCAATCAAACTTGCAATATATGTAATGAACGTGGACACCTCGATATGGAATGCGATCTCTctttcacaactcaaaaaccg GCTGAAGTTCCTGTTCCCAAAAGGAGGTTAGTGCACTGTGGATTGTGTGGTAAAGTTGGGCATAACCGAAGGACATGTATGCAAGCAGGACGTGATTGA
- the LOC114183125 gene encoding ripening-related protein 3-like, protein MKRFCSNASLILLVSLILTSSFESEAQKCRPSGRIRGKKAPAGECNQENDSDCCIEGKLYTTYECSPPMSTHTKAYLTLNSFEKGGDGGGPSEYTPVVALSTGWFNHRSRCLQNITISGNGRSVVAMVVDECDSTKGCDADHDYQPPCPNNIVDASRAVWKALGVPPNEWGGFDITWSDA, encoded by the exons ATGAAGAGGTTTTGTTCAAACGCATCCTTGATTTTATTAGTCAGTCTCATCTTAACAAGTAGTTTTGAGTCTGAGGCTCAAAAGTGTCGACCAAGTGGGAGAATCAGAGGAAAGAAAGCACCAGCAGGAGAATGCAACCAAGAGAATGATTCAGATTGCTGCATAGAAGGAAAACTTTACACAACATATGAATGTTCACCACCTATGTCCACCCACACAAAGGCTTACCTGACTCTGAACAGTTTTGAGAAGGGTGGAGATGGTGGTGGCCCTTCAGAAT ACACACCTGTGGTGGCACTGTCTACAGGGTGGTTCAACCACAGAAGCAGGTGCCTCCAAAACATCACCATTAGTGGAAATGGAAGAAGTGTGGTGGCCATGGTGGTTGATGAGTGTGACTCAACTAAGGGATGTGATGCAGACCATGACTACCAACCTCCATGTCCCAACAACATTGTTGATGCTTCTAGGGCTGTCTGGAAAGCATTGGGAGTGCCCCCAAATGAATGGGGTGGCTTTGACATCACATGGTCTGATGCTTGA
- the LOC114183498 gene encoding SPX domain-containing membrane protein At4g22990-like has product MVGYGKKLRELQIQEWKGYYINYKLMKKKVKRYVEQLEVGAQNRHNVLRDFSMLLDNQIEKIVLFLLEQQGVLAHRLLDIGKEHHTLFEHPNSVKISELQEAYRDVGRDLLRLLNFLEMNAIGLRKILKKIDKRFGYKFTDYYVKTRANHPYSQLRQVFRHVGIGAVVGVLSHGLADLQDLQQSQGSYISIYDQPSYTHQDPVLKSIKEAVGRLSNSTNFLQFLGRHAFIMQEELPSPPEDHIVDERYHFMSLLLNLANTFLYMVNTYIIVPTADNYTLNLGAAASVCGVVIGTMAVAQMFSSVYFSAWSNRSYLRPLVFSSIVLLIGNTLYALAFDMNSIVVLLIGRLFCGLGSARAINRRYISDCVPSKLRMQASAGFVSASALGMACGPALACLLQTDFRIYRFTMNQDTLPGWVMSLAWLIYLLWLWICFKEPAHENQANLVLYEADTGPAVHVAVENEPTQPLLMNSEEKEQDEEGEEENDNAEETKKPVTSIVVAYKLLTPAVKVQLFVYFMLKYAMEIVLAESSLVTEYYFIWSTSNVSIFLACLGLTVLPVNIVVGNYISNIFEERQVLLTSEIMVCIGLLLSFHIMIPYSVTQYVGSALLTFVSAEVLEGVNLSLLSKMMSSRLSRGTFNGGLLSTEAGTLARVIADGTITISGYFSESNLLNTTLLPALLICVSSIIATCYSYNSLY; this is encoded by the exons ATGGTTGGCTACGGTAAAAAGTTGAGAGAATTGCAgattcaagaatggaaagg ATATTATATCAACTATAAGTTaatgaagaagaaagtgaaGAGATATGTAGAACAATTGGAGGTTGGAGCTCAAAATCGCCATAATGTTCTCAGAGACTTTTCAATGCTGCTAGACAATCAG attgaaaaaattgttttgtttcTGCTTGAACAACAAGGAGTACTTGCACATAGGCTCTTAGATATTGGAAAAGAGCATCACACTCTTTTCGAGCACCCAAATAGTGTAAAGATCTCTGAACTCCAAGAAGCATATAGAGATGTGGGACGAGATCTTTTAAGGCTTCTTAATTTTTTGGAAATGAATGCTATTGGTCTGAGAAAGATCTTGAAGAAGATTGACAAACGGTTTGGCTATAAATTCACAGACTATTATGTGAAGACACGTGCAAATCATCCTTATTCCCAACTAAGGCAGGTTTTCAGGCATGTG GGAATTGGGGCAGTTGTTGGTGTTTTATCTCATGGTCTTGCAGACCTTCAAGATTTACAACAAAGTCAAGGAAGCTACATTTCTATATATGACCAACCTTCTTATACTCATCAA GATCCTGTTCTGAAATCTATCAAAGAAGCTGTAGGCAGATTATCAAACTCAACAAACTTTCTTCAGTTTTTGGGAAGACATGCTTTTATCATGCAAGAGGAGCTACCATCTCCTCCTGAAGATCATATTGTTGATGAAAGATATCATTTTATGTCACTTCTTTTGAACTTGGCAAACACATTTTTGTATATGGTGAACACTTACATTATCGTACCTACGGCAGACAACTACACTTTGAACCTTGGAGCTGCAGCAAGTGTTTGCGGTGTGGTCATTGGTACAATGGCTGTTGCACAGATGTTTTCTTCGGTTTATTTCAGTGCATGGTCAAACCGATCATATCTAAGACCACTCGTATTCAGTAGCATCGTTCTTCTAATCGGAAACACCTTGTATGCATTGGCTTTTGATATGAATTCAATAGTAGTTCTACTCATAGGTCGCCTTTTCTGCGG atTAGGATCTGCAAGGGCTATTAACAGGCGTTATATCAGTGATTGTGTACCTTCGAAACTTCGGATGCAGGCTTCAGCAGGTTTTGTTAGTGCAAGTGCTCTGGGAATGGCTTGTGGTCCAGCTCTTGCTTGTTTGTTACAGACAGATTTTAGGATTTACAGGTTCACCATGAACCAAGACACTTTACCTGGCTGGGTAATGTCTCTTGCATGGCTTATCTATCTACTGTGGTTGTGGATTTGTTTCAAGGAACCCGCTCATGAGAATCAAGCAAATCTTGTGCTATATGAAGCAGATACAG GACCAGCAGTGCATGTTGCAGTAGAGAACGAGCCTACTCAACCATTACTAATGAACTCAGAGGAAAAAGAGCAGGATGAAGAAGGAGAAGAGGAAAATGATAATGCTGAAGAAACCAAGAAACCGGTGACTTCTATTGTGGTGGCATACAAGTTACTTACACCAGCAGTAAAG GTTCAGTTATTTGTGTATTTTATGCTCAAGTATGCAATGGAGATCGTACTTGCCGAATCAAGCCTCGTCACGgaatactattttatttggtCAACCAGCAACGTATCCATTTTTCTTGCATGTCTTGGTCTTACAGTGCTTCCAGTAAATATTGTTGTTGGAAACTACATCAGCAACATATTTGAAGAAAG GCAAGTTCTACTCACATCAGAAATCATGGTTTGCATTGGACTACTTCTAAGCTTCCATATAATGATTCCTTATTCAGTGACTCAATATGTTGGATCAGCCCTTCTCACATTTGTGTCTGCTGAAGTTCTTGAAG GAGTGAACCTTTCACTTCTATCAAAAATGATGTCATCAAGGCTTTCACGTGGAACCTTCAATGGGGGATTGCTGTCGACAGAAGCTGGAACTCTAGCTCGAGTAATTGCAGATGGAACAATAACAATCTCTGGATATTTCAGTGAAAGCAATCTTCTCAACACCACCTTACTCCCTGCACTTCTCATCTGCGTCTCATCCATTATTGCTACCTGCTACAGCTACAACTCTCTTTATTAG
- the LOC114183128 gene encoding uncharacterized protein LOC114183128 — translation MALNPRKASSSKAMADAASWLCACFLVTLILLCIFSDSSVVGEDDEGKLRGKRVLSKACDEIYVVGEGETLHTISDKCGDPFIVEKNPHIHDPDDVFPGLVIKITPSHNN, via the coding sequence ATGGCTTTGAATCCAAGAAAAGCATCAAGTTCAAAAGCCATGGCTGATGCAGCATCATGGTTGTGTGCATGTTTTCTTGTGACCCTCATATTGCTGTGCATATTCAGTGACAGTTCTGTTGttggggaggatgatgaagggaAGCTGAGGGGTAAACGAGTGTTGTCGAAGGCTTGTGATGAAATCTATGTGGTTGGAGAAGGAGAAACACTTCACACAATCAGTGATAAATGTGGTGATCCCTTCATAGTGGAAAAAAACCCTCACATCCATGACCCTGATGATGTTTTCCCAGGCCTTGTTATCAAGATCACACCCTCACACAACAATTGA
- the LOC114186366 gene encoding pentatricopeptide repeat-containing protein At1g62910-like codes for MTDINQILCSVNTLLCSAYTLFFSTLFHKTSNVSFSTMLKSTILFTSFPFLTLSTRFFSRTRKSLPIPSTFDDAVSFFHRMLHLHPTPRISSFNRILSSIMKTKRYSSVVSLCSQLDSTGIPKPSLVTLSIFINSLSHLGQMGLAFSVMGKIIKRGYEVDPLTLTTLMKGLCLKGRIFEALDLHDHAVSKGFSFDEVCYGTLINGLCKVGKTKGAIELLRKMERFGYKPNLIMYNMVVDGLCKEGLVTEACGLCSEMVGKGICLDIFTYNSLIHGMCGAGRFQGAVRLLNEMVMQENRDIWPDVYTFNILVDGLCKLGMVAGARIVFGVMIKRGLEPDVVSYNALMNGFCLKGCVSKAKEVFDRMVERGISPNVVSYCTLINGYFKVKMIDEAMMLLTEMQKRNLVPDTATYNCLFDGLSKSRRVLFECDPVEVMRVSGQAPDLITYNVLLDDYLKRQCLDKGNALQHIVDMGISPNIRTYNILIDGLCKRGRLDAAKEIFQLCSVKGCGPNIRTYNIMINGLCREGLFDEAEALLLEMIDNGCPPNAVTFDPLVRALLAK; via the coding sequence ATGACTGatataaatcaaatactatGTTCTGTAAATACTCTGTTATGTTCTGCATATACTCTGTTTTTTTCTACTTTGTTCCACAAAACCTCCAATGTCTCCTTCTCCACCATGTTGAAGTCCACCATCCTTTTCACTTCCTTTCCTTTCCTCACCCTCTCCACTCGCTTCTTCTCTCGTACTCGCAAATCCCTCCCCATCCCTTCTACCTTCGACGACGCCGTTTCCTTCTTCCACCGCATGCTCCATCTCCATCCCACACCCCGAATCAGCTCTTTCAACAGGATTCTCTCATCAATCATGAAGACCAAACGCTACTCCTCCGTCGTTTCACTCTGTTCCCAGTTAGACTCAACGGGCATCCCTAAACCCTCTCTTGTCACTCTCAGCATCTTCATAAACTCCCTTTCACacttgggccaaatgggcctcGCCTTCTCTGTCATGGGGAAAATCATCAAAAGGGGTTATGAGGTCGACCCATTAACCCTCACTACCCTTATGAAAGGATTGTGCCTCAAAGGTAGAATCTTTGAGGCACTGGACTTGCATGACCATGCTGTGTCCAAAGGGTTCTCCTTTGATGAGGTTTGTTATGGCACTTTGATCAATGGGTTGTGCAAAGTGGGCAAAACAAAGGGTGCCATTGAGTTATTGAGGAAAATGGAGAGGTTTGGATATAAGCCTAATTTGATAATGTATAATATGGTTGTTGATGGTTTGTGCAAAGAGGGACTTGTTACTGAAGCTTGTGGGTTGTGTTCTGAGATGGTTGGCAAAGGAATTTGTCTTGATATTTTCACTTACAATTCTCTTATTCATGGTATGTGTGGGGCTGGTCGGTTTCAGGGAGCGGTTAGGTTGTTGAATGAGATGGTAATGCAAGAGAACAGAGACATTTGGCCGGATGTTTATACCTTCAATATATTGGTTGATGGGTTGTGTAAGTTGGGGATGGTCGCGGGGGCGAGGATTGTGTTTGGTGTGATGATTAAAAGAGGGTTGGAGCCTGATGTTGTTAGTTACAATGCTTTGATGAATGGTTTTTGTTTGAAGGGTTGTGTGAGTAAGGCCAAAGAGGTGTTTGATAGAATGGTTGAAAGAGGTATATCACCGAATGTTGTTAGCTATTGTACCTTGATTAATGGGTACTTTAAGGTTAAGATGATCGATGAGGCCATGATGCTGTTAACAGAGATGCAGAAGAGGAATTTGGTTCCAGATACCGCGACATATAATTGCCTTTTTGATGGTTTGTCGAAATCTAGGAGAGTCTTGTTTGAGTGTGATCCGGTAGAGGTGATGCGTGTGAGTGGTCAAGCACCAGATTTGATCACTTACAATGTGTTGTTAGATGATTATCTCAAACGCCAGTGTCTTGATAAGGGGAATGCGCTTCAGCACATTGTTGACATGGGAATTTCTCCAAATATTCGTACGTATAACATACTTATAGATGGTCTTTGCAAACGTGGAAGATTAGACGCAGCTAAAGAGATTTTTCAACTTTGTTCTGTGAAAGGCTGTGGTCCAAATATCCGGACTTATAATATTATGATCAATGGGCTTTGTAGAGAGGGATTGTTTGATGAAGCAGAGGCCTTACTTTTGGAAATGATAGATAATGGTTGCCCTCCTAATGCTGTAACTTTCGATCCCTTAGTTCGTGCTCTACTAGCAAAATAA
- the LOC114185736 gene encoding SPX and EXS domain-containing protein 1-like, giving the protein MKGIISPVQNAMPSPTFLWRFKVTLFLIWGLTCCKISWDSVMRMDANLRDLFLYEAFLYYNPLLLVTMMVWLWGVNLWVFLQSTVSYTKVFDLDQNHLTHKETWKCSTWMTIIVPTSMTAYLYLYSHGEVSLAASQPVLLYILVAVILIFPFDIFYLSSRYFFLRTLFRIALPLQPITFPDFFVADILTSMAKVFSDLERSVCRMVNRQVATIAWLEADSVCGSHSVAIPMCLVLPYLWRLLQCLRQYRDTKEKNCLFNALKYSTSVPVIFLSALKYHVLHEKWETLYRPLWLLSSVINSLYSFYWDITRDWDLSGFSRIFKFNKSSVVSNMFYGRQWIYFWVIGSNFVLRCSWTYKLSAHLRHNYLTVFAITLLEMLRRFQWIFFRVENEWNKITRSGVQLTEIPREEEKLLGSNIHDV; this is encoded by the exons ATTAGTTGGGATTCTGTCATGAGAATGGATGCAAATTTGAGAGATCTATTCTTATATGAAGCATTTTTATATTACAATCCTCTCCTTCTTGTG ACTATGATGGTTTGGCTTTGGGGAGTAAATTTGTGGGTATTTCTACAATCCACTGTAAGCTATACCAAGGTCTTTGATCTTGATCAAAACCACCTTACTCACAAAGAGACGTGGAAG tGTAGCACTTGGATGACAATCATTGTTCCTACTAGCATGACTGCTTACCTTTATCTCTATTCTCATGGGGAAGTATCGCTGGCTGCATCTCAACCA GTGCTTCTCTACATTCTTGTTGCAGTAATCTTGATCTTTCCCTTTGATATTTTCTATTTGTCCTCTCGATACTTCTTTTTGAGGACATTATTTCGAATAGCTCTCCCTTTGCAG CCAATTACGTTTCCAGACTTTTTCGTGGCCGATATTTTGACCTCCATGGCAAAG GTGTTTTCAGATTTGGAACGTTCAGTTTGCAGAATGGTAAACAGACAG GTCGCCACAATTGCTTGGCTTGAAGCTGATTCAGTTTGTGGTAGCCATTCAGTTGCGATACCAATGTGCCTTGTTCTTCCTTATTTATGGCGTTTATTGCAATGTCTGCGCCAGTACAGAGataccaaagaaaaaaattgtctcTTCAATG CTTTGAAATATTCAACATCAGTCCCAGTCATTTTTCTTTCAGCCCTTAAATACCATGTTCTCCATGAGAAATGGGAAACTCTTTATCGGCCACTCTGGCTTCTCTCTAGTGTCATTAATTCCCTTTATTCGTTTTACTGGGATATAACCAGAGATTGGGATTTAAG TGGATTTTCTCGCATATTCAAGTTCAACAAATCAAGTGTAGTCTCCAACATGTTCTATGGTCGACAATGG ATATACTTCTGGGTGATTGGAAGCAACTTCGTTCTGCGCTGCTCATGGACATACAAATTATCTGCTCATCTCCGCCATAACTACCTGACAGTGTTTGCTATCACTCTTCTGGAGATGTTACGTCGCTTCCAGTGGATATTTTTTAGAGTTGAAAACGAATGGAACAAGATCACACGATCTGGTGTTCAACTCACTGAAATTCCGAGGGAGGAGGAGAAATTGCTAGGTTCCAACATTCATGATGTATAG